Proteins co-encoded in one Haladaptatus sp. ZSTT2 genomic window:
- a CDS encoding NAD(P)/FAD-dependent oxidoreductase, which produces MTEAYVIIGDGIAGSSAAETIRQEQPDAEVIVVTDEGEALYNRILTKEFAKGKLPEAPISIHDESWYDERDITLKLNTLVTSVDRDAKEIVTHEGETIEYGKLLLATGGTPTQLPVENSDAEGIHHFWTFQDARNIRDHAEQAETGAVIGAGLLGIDLAAICAAQGVEANYLMRGNAWWRYALSEDGADIIHKALDERGVTPVFQSGVDHFETDENGKVVATVDPNGERYESDFVGIAIGLDFNTELLVETGLELDDGIVVDQYMRTDDPDVYAAGDITRFYDVILEEYAQNGAWGSAKQQGMVAGKNMVKEANGEPAEADLEEFRWVSSYSITHFDFPFLSFGHPTIGDDEAERKYSDTEWRRIAFKDGKIVGGVLIGDLSPQGKYKKLIREQTVVSDQKDILLEKMFEPEKLATPTEQ; this is translated from the coding sequence ATGACCGAGGCGTACGTCATCATCGGCGACGGGATTGCGGGTAGTTCCGCAGCCGAAACAATCCGGCAGGAGCAACCGGATGCGGAAGTCATCGTCGTCACTGATGAGGGTGAGGCGCTGTATAACCGCATTCTGACAAAAGAGTTTGCCAAAGGAAAACTCCCTGAGGCACCAATCTCGATTCACGACGAGAGCTGGTACGACGAGCGAGATATCACGCTCAAGCTCAACACGCTCGTCACGAGCGTCGACCGCGACGCAAAGGAGATCGTGACCCACGAGGGCGAGACCATCGAGTACGGCAAACTCCTCCTCGCCACGGGCGGGACGCCAACCCAACTGCCCGTCGAGAACTCCGACGCTGAGGGTATCCACCATTTCTGGACCTTCCAGGATGCCCGCAACATCCGTGACCACGCAGAGCAGGCCGAAACCGGCGCAGTCATCGGCGCGGGACTGCTCGGTATCGACCTCGCGGCCATCTGCGCCGCCCAGGGCGTCGAGGCGAACTACCTCATGCGCGGCAACGCCTGGTGGCGTTACGCCCTCTCAGAAGATGGTGCAGACATCATCCACAAAGCACTCGACGAACGCGGCGTGACGCCCGTTTTCCAGTCCGGCGTTGACCACTTCGAAACCGACGAGAACGGCAAGGTCGTCGCCACCGTCGACCCGAACGGCGAGCGCTACGAGAGCGACTTCGTGGGCATCGCCATCGGCCTCGACTTCAACACCGAACTGCTCGTCGAAACCGGCCTCGAACTGGACGACGGCATCGTCGTCGACCAGTACATGCGCACCGACGACCCGGACGTGTACGCCGCCGGTGACATCACCCGCTTTTACGATGTTATCCTAGAGGAGTACGCCCAGAACGGGGCGTGGGGCAGCGCGAAACAGCAGGGCATGGTCGCGGGAAAGAACATGGTCAAAGAGGCGAACGGCGAGCCAGCAGAAGCGGACTTAGAAGAGTTCCGCTGGGTCTCCTCGTACTCGATTACGCACTTTGACTTCCCGTTCCTCTCCTTTGGCCACCCAACGATTGGCGACGACGAAGCCGAGCGAAAGTACTCTGACACCGAGTGGCGGCGAATCGCGTTCAAAGACGGCAAAATCGTCGGTGGCGTCCTGATTGGCGACCTCTCGCCACAGGGCAAGTACAAGAAGCTCATCCGCGAGCAGACGGTCGTTTCTGACCAGAAGGACATCCTCTTAGAGAAGATGTTCGAGCCAGAAAAGCTCGCGACGCCGACCGAACAGTAA
- a CDS encoding DUF6149 family protein produces the protein MKLRQNVRHFAAKQALTMPVVGDVVSGKLVDLHTGIFLKKAPEGQREERRAHLDAFFDATMDSYVAGLEAGLPEAEARELTHIQANFDFFNHGWTEMMEIPGDELEAHYRRYENFFKTYDITIDDPLGAFTPADGIPDAPKTLEKRETAEYENAIAGFADDVYVEDGDGDLRKGGDVAEPENVDVSDAPGLRGNDN, from the coding sequence ATGAAACTCCGTCAGAACGTCCGCCACTTCGCTGCGAAACAGGCGCTGACCATGCCAGTCGTTGGGGACGTCGTCTCGGGCAAACTCGTAGACCTCCACACGGGTATCTTCCTCAAGAAGGCTCCCGAGGGCCAGCGCGAAGAGCGTCGGGCGCATCTTGATGCCTTCTTCGACGCGACGATGGACTCCTACGTCGCCGGACTCGAAGCCGGGCTCCCCGAGGCAGAGGCCCGTGAACTCACGCATATCCAAGCCAACTTCGACTTCTTCAACCACGGTTGGACCGAGATGATGGAGATTCCCGGCGACGAACTCGAAGCCCACTACCGCCGCTACGAGAACTTTTTCAAAACCTACGACATCACCATCGACGACCCGCTTGGCGCGTTTACGCCCGCAGACGGCATTCCCGACGCGCCGAAAACGCTCGAAAAGCGCGAAACTGCTGAGTACGAAAACGCCATCGCTGGCTTCGCAGACGACGTGTACGTAGAAGACGGCGACGGAGACCTCAGAAAAGGGGGCGATGTTGCGGAGCCAGAAAACGTTGATGTGAGCGACGCGCCCGGACTGCGCGGAAACGACAACTAG
- a CDS encoding DUF5815 family protein — MSEPRVPGSRDASLTLPCGESVDVRSLDMGMREFRCDCGEVHALVMDVHPLGRFVPEFLETILQETIDTTSGADFGTLHMMGIVKEEFPEKVVSKDVSNDGQVGCSMLWVSDFDDRRLHEIVVELIVELMEHAVSHAEDDSAMSEFEEQMLSFDVAAFVEEYRSQRDFHSASDQPV; from the coding sequence ATGTCAGAACCGCGCGTGCCCGGAAGCCGGGACGCCAGCCTCACGCTCCCCTGTGGGGAGTCTGTCGATGTTCGCAGCCTCGACATGGGGATGCGCGAGTTTCGCTGTGACTGTGGCGAAGTTCACGCGCTCGTGATGGACGTCCACCCACTTGGGCGGTTCGTCCCCGAGTTCCTCGAAACCATCCTCCAGGAGACCATCGACACCACCTCCGGGGCCGACTTTGGCACCCTCCACATGATGGGCATCGTCAAAGAAGAGTTCCCCGAGAAAGTCGTGAGCAAGGATGTCTCGAACGACGGGCAGGTTGGCTGTTCGATGCTCTGGGTGAGCGACTTCGACGACCGCAGACTCCACGAAATCGTCGTCGAGCTGATTGTCGAACTCATGGAACACGCCGTGAGCCACGCAGAAGACGACTCCGCGATGAGCGAGTTCGAAGAGCAGATGCTGTCGTTCGATGTGGCAGCGTTCGTAGAAGAGTATCGCAGCCAGCGCGATTTCCACTCGGCGTCCGACCAGCCGGTTTGA
- the carA gene encoding glutamine-hydrolyzing carbamoyl-phosphate synthase small subunit, which produces MSDAYVALEGGRVVEARSRAPGQARGELVFTTAYTGYEESLTDPSYEEQILTFSYPLIGNYGVRAERFESDRVHPRAVVARELTDDVADWLTHEGVPAVDNIDTRDLVITIREGGAIKCGISAGPDASPEKALEALDECKGMSEHTNIGAQVSVTEPKVVNADGDGPSVALVDCGAKGSIIDSLAERDAVVHVLPHDATPEDVTAVDADILFISNGPGDPANFTDAQALVSEFVGDLPIAGICLGQQVVAGALGGTTEKMAFGHRGVNQPVLDLETKQVVMTTQNHGYTVADPGDKLDVTQINVNDDTPEGLENEELDILTRQYHPEAHPGPLDTLGFFDDVLAMAKSTRRLVTCD; this is translated from the coding sequence ATGTCGGACGCCTACGTGGCACTGGAGGGCGGTCGCGTCGTTGAGGCGCGGTCGCGTGCTCCGGGTCAAGCCCGCGGGGAACTGGTCTTTACAACAGCGTACACTGGTTATGAGGAGAGTCTCACTGACCCCTCGTACGAGGAACAAATCCTCACTTTCTCATACCCACTCATCGGTAACTATGGCGTCCGAGCGGAACGATTCGAGTCCGACCGAGTCCACCCTCGTGCTGTCGTTGCTCGTGAGCTCACCGACGACGTCGCAGACTGGCTCACCCACGAGGGCGTTCCAGCCGTCGATAACATCGACACGCGCGACCTCGTCATCACCATCCGCGAAGGCGGGGCCATCAAGTGTGGCATCTCCGCTGGACCGGACGCCTCCCCCGAGAAAGCACTCGAAGCACTCGACGAGTGCAAGGGGATGAGCGAGCACACGAACATCGGCGCACAGGTAAGCGTGACAGAACCGAAAGTCGTGAACGCAGACGGCGACGGCCCGTCGGTCGCGCTCGTTGACTGTGGCGCGAAAGGCAGCATCATCGACTCGCTCGCAGAGCGCGACGCCGTCGTCCACGTCTTGCCCCACGACGCGACGCCGGAAGACGTGACGGCCGTCGACGCGGACATCCTGTTCATCTCGAACGGACCGGGTGACCCCGCGAACTTCACCGACGCACAGGCACTCGTCAGCGAGTTCGTCGGTGACCTGCCAATCGCAGGCATCTGCCTCGGCCAACAGGTCGTCGCGGGCGCACTCGGCGGCACGACCGAGAAGATGGCCTTCGGGCATCGCGGCGTGAACCAGCCCGTCCTCGACCTTGAGACGAAGCAGGTCGTCATGACGACGCAGAATCACGGCTACACGGTCGCAGACCCCGGCGACAAACTCGACGTGACCCAGATTAACGTCAACGACGACACGCCGGAGGGGCTCGAAAACGAGGAACTCGACATCCTCACCCGTCAGTACCACCCTGAAGCCCATCCCGGCCCACTCGACACGCTCGGGTTCTTCGACGACGTGCTCGCGATGGCGAAGTCAACACGCCGTCTCGTCACCTGCGACTAA
- a CDS encoding Lrp/AsnC family transcriptional regulator → MDALDREILSILRRDARTPYTEIASTVGTSEGTVRNRVDRMTEDGVIERFTVTTRTGNIKAMIEVRVAVDVDTRTVTDKMAEWEEVDFVWQVSGEEDIVLIVDAADTQGVNELITQAREMDEVVRTKTRLILDERLG, encoded by the coding sequence ATGGACGCGCTTGACCGAGAGATTCTGAGTATTCTGCGCCGCGACGCCCGAACGCCGTACACCGAGATTGCGTCAACCGTCGGTACGTCTGAGGGTACCGTCAGAAATCGCGTCGATCGGATGACCGAAGACGGCGTCATCGAACGGTTCACCGTCACCACCCGCACGGGCAACATCAAGGCGATGATAGAGGTGCGCGTCGCCGTGGACGTGGACACGCGCACGGTGACGGACAAGATGGCCGAATGGGAGGAAGTGGACTTCGTCTGGCAGGTGTCGGGCGAAGAGGACATCGTCCTCATCGTGGACGCCGCGGACACGCAGGGGGTAAACGAACTCATCACGCAGGCACGCGAGATGGACGAGGTCGTGCGGACGAAAACGCGGCTGATTCTCGACGAGCGTCTCGGCTAG
- a CDS encoding DUF7124 domain-containing protein codes for MSTDGEMTLAFELEALKELAKPSEAFADARTWSKYVGVVSEKPTYVVTNFTRKNRIRQDFFSGPRGKEESLENVKRQFDTARHVLVGTDDEDKALAAKLDWEFLHVEDAAAAADWPLARDQPDDETEEPVRDDWP; via the coding sequence ATGAGTACCGACGGCGAGATGACCCTCGCATTCGAGCTCGAAGCCTTGAAAGAGCTCGCAAAACCCTCGGAGGCGTTCGCGGACGCCCGAACGTGGAGCAAATACGTGGGCGTCGTCTCCGAGAAACCAACGTACGTCGTGACGAATTTCACGCGCAAAAACCGCATCCGTCAGGACTTCTTCTCCGGGCCGCGCGGCAAAGAGGAGAGTTTGGAGAACGTCAAACGCCAGTTCGACACCGCCCGCCACGTCCTCGTTGGCACTGACGACGAAGACAAGGCGCTCGCAGCAAAACTTGACTGGGAGTTCCTCCACGTCGAAGACGCCGCAGCCGCCGCAGACTGGCCGCTCGCACGAGACCAACCCGATGACGAAACAGAAGAACCAGTCCGCGACGACTGGCCCTGA
- a CDS encoding CehA/McbA family metallohydrolase: protein MYAIDLHSHTRFFHGHRTLGDAFDPLGVRLLTKAAELRGLDAVATTNHDYYTPFSGSVDILPGIEVSSSKGHILVVGPNPPTETTPGELTPEEVVDIAHSRGCAAIIAHPYRNSTVRDVKADFDAIEINGKHPRTHEWVRRLARKRDLPLVGGSDAHYPVEVGRAYTTVDVETPTPENIVAAIRDGRVEPHVSINFINRLAHRGYKLTHGHKGWMTPPDAATPGIGDPPGETPRESD from the coding sequence GTGTACGCCATCGACCTCCACTCGCACACACGATTCTTCCACGGCCATCGAACGCTCGGGGACGCGTTTGACCCCCTCGGGGTTCGCCTGCTCACGAAGGCCGCAGAGCTGCGCGGGTTGGACGCGGTGGCGACGACCAACCACGACTACTACACGCCGTTTTCCGGGTCGGTGGACATCCTCCCGGGCATCGAAGTTTCGTCGTCGAAGGGCCACATCCTCGTCGTCGGCCCGAACCCCCCAACCGAGACGACGCCGGGCGAACTCACGCCCGAAGAGGTGGTCGATATCGCTCATTCTCGCGGCTGTGCGGCCATCATCGCCCACCCGTACCGCAACAGCACCGTCCGCGACGTGAAAGCCGACTTCGACGCCATCGAAATAAATGGCAAGCACCCGCGCACGCACGAGTGGGTGCGGCGACTCGCGCGCAAGCGTGACCTCCCGCTGGTCGGTGGCTCAGACGCACACTACCCGGTCGAAGTCGGCCGCGCCTACACCACGGTCGATGTCGAGACTCCGACGCCAGAGAATATCGTTGCGGCCATCCGCGACGGCCGGGTCGAACCCCACGTCTCCATCAATTTCATCAACCGCCTCGCCCACCGTGGCTACAAACTCACTCACGGTCACAAAGGCTGGATGACGCCGCCGGACGCTGCGACGCCGGGGATTGGCGACCCGCCGGGCGAGACGCCGAGGGAGTCGGACTAG
- a CDS encoding NAD(P)/FAD-dependent oxidoreductase — MIGVVGGGIAGLAAAYRLQNHGHDVHVFEASDDVGGLAAVYETRGDRIEKFYHHLSASEQTIIDLISELGLDDNLEWPIGKNAYYVDGVIHPLDKPWEIAAYPHMSVYDKFRLTMLTMEIDVRGGVPKFDTYENLEDFEDVPIKEFLIEHTTRGVYENFFEPLLDAKFGSKKEDVSAAWLLGRIKFRGERDLLRGEPLGYLMGGFGQLLDALVDEVGRENITTGARVTEVAFDDEVRSITVETEEGSEEHDVDSVIVASMPNVLEDLTGYTCDIDFQGTVCSVISMDEKLTDTYWLNIADDAPFGALIEHTNYIPPERYGGEHILYAPMYIQEPSERLWQASDDEVEEIWLSGLEDLFPDFDRESVNWIKTARNPRTAPVYERGYLDMVVPYDLGDEVADGIYYAGMASKAQYPERSLNGGIVAGFECADAIHQN, encoded by the coding sequence CGGCGGTATCGCCGGACTCGCAGCGGCGTATCGCCTGCAGAACCACGGTCACGATGTCCACGTCTTCGAAGCGAGCGACGACGTGGGCGGTCTCGCGGCTGTCTACGAGACGCGCGGCGACCGCATCGAGAAGTTTTACCACCACCTTTCGGCCTCAGAACAGACCATCATCGACCTCATCTCCGAGTTGGGCCTCGATGACAACCTCGAATGGCCGATTGGCAAAAACGCCTACTACGTCGATGGCGTCATCCACCCGCTCGACAAGCCGTGGGAGATTGCAGCCTACCCGCACATGAGCGTCTACGACAAGTTCCGCCTCACGATGCTCACCATGGAAATCGACGTGCGCGGGGGCGTCCCGAAGTTCGACACCTACGAGAATCTCGAAGACTTCGAGGACGTTCCCATCAAGGAGTTCCTCATCGAGCACACCACCCGCGGCGTCTACGAGAACTTCTTCGAGCCGTTGCTCGACGCCAAGTTCGGGAGCAAAAAAGAGGACGTGTCGGCGGCGTGGCTCCTCGGGCGCATCAAGTTCCGCGGCGAGCGCGACCTGCTGCGCGGCGAACCGCTTGGCTACCTCATGGGCGGCTTCGGACAACTGCTCGACGCACTCGTAGACGAAGTTGGCCGTGAGAACATCACGACCGGTGCGCGCGTGACCGAAGTCGCGTTCGACGATGAAGTGCGCTCGATTACGGTCGAAACTGAGGAGGGAAGCGAAGAACACGACGTCGACTCCGTCATCGTCGCGTCGATGCCGAACGTCTTAGAGGACCTCACCGGCTACACCTGCGACATCGACTTCCAGGGCACCGTCTGTTCGGTCATCTCGATGGACGAGAAACTCACCGACACCTACTGGCTCAACATCGCGGACGACGCGCCGTTCGGGGCGCTCATCGAGCACACGAACTACATCCCGCCCGAACGCTACGGCGGCGAGCACATCCTGTATGCGCCGATGTACATCCAAGAGCCAAGCGAGCGCCTCTGGCAGGCGAGCGACGACGAGGTCGAGGAAATTTGGCTCTCTGGCTTAGAGGACCTATTCCCCGACTTCGACCGCGAGTCGGTCAACTGGATCAAGACCGCGCGCAACCCACGCACCGCGCCCGTCTACGAACGCGGCTATCTCGACATGGTCGTCCCCTACGACCTCGGCGACGAAGTTGCGGATGGCATCTACTACGCCGGGATGGCGTCGAAAGCGCAGTACCCAGAGCGCTCGCTCAACGGCGGCATCGTCGCCGGATTCGAGTGCGCGGACGCGATTCACCAAAACTGA
- the carB gene encoding carbamoyl-phosphate synthase large subunit codes for MTDGDDRTILLIGSGPIQIGQAAEFDYSGAQACRALREEGARVVLVNSNPATIMTDPEMADAVYIEPINTEALTEIIEKERPDGVIAGLGGQTGLNVTAELAEEGVLEKYDVDIMGTPLDTIYATEDRDLFRQRMENIGQPVPRSQTIDDMDQLEDAVNAVGGLPVIMRTTYTLGGSGSGVVGEMDELRERTRKGLRLSRNSEVLITESIAGWIELEYEVMRDADDSCIIICNMENIDPMGIHTGESIVVTPSQVIPDEGHQEMRTAALDVIRELGIQGGCNIQFAWHDDGTPGGEYRVVEVNPRVSRSSALASKATGYPIARVTAKVALGKRLHEIENEITGETTAAFEPAIDYVVSKIPRWPKDKFPEVDFTLSTAMKSTGEAMAIGRTFEESFLKALRSTEYEPSADWDDVDDETLETDYLKAPTPDRPFALFEAFNRGYTVDQICELTGIREWYAERFERIADATVAAQNGNFAEAAQTGYTNAQVAAIAGVGVGEVESVAPERTYKQVDTCAGEFAASTPYYYSARDPVSEMRHNEVKVNEDVESVVVVGGGPIRIGQGVEFDYCAVHAVRALREMGIEAHVVNNNPETVSTDYDTSDGLFFEPITAEEIADIVERTNADGVMVQFGGQTSVNVGHPLEAELERRGLDCQVLGTSIDAMDLAENRDRFNALMNDLGIAQPEGGTARSEEEALALASDLGYPVLVRPSYVLGGRAMEIVSDDEELKTYIEEAVRVSPDQPILVDQFLDGAVELDVDAVSDGEDVLIGGIMEHIETAGVHSGDSACMIPPRSLDDELLARVREVTVDIARALETVGLLNVQLAVKDGEVYVLEANPRSSRTVPFVSKATGVPIAKLAAKVMGGATLAELDVKEQVPEHVSVKEVVLPFDRLEGSDPRLGPEMKSTGEVMGSARSFAKAYEKAQAAAGQPLPEGGNVVVDLDVDGFDAFYDVVEFDDVAAAIRNGEVDLIVSRDVKALQMAVEEDIPYFSTAESANAALEALAARDDPLDVETVEKRPKQVRNWGTPQ; via the coding sequence ATGACCGACGGAGACGACCGGACGATTCTTTTGATCGGGAGTGGGCCAATTCAGATTGGGCAGGCCGCGGAGTTTGACTACTCCGGCGCGCAGGCGTGCCGTGCACTCAGAGAAGAGGGGGCCCGAGTTGTTCTGGTAAACTCCAACCCGGCTACCATCATGACCGACCCGGAGATGGCAGACGCCGTCTACATTGAGCCAATCAACACCGAGGCGCTCACCGAAATCATCGAAAAAGAGCGCCCCGACGGCGTCATCGCTGGGCTGGGCGGCCAAACCGGACTGAACGTGACGGCGGAACTCGCAGAGGAAGGCGTCTTAGAGAAGTATGATGTCGATATTATGGGAACGCCCCTCGACACCATCTACGCCACCGAAGACCGCGACCTGTTCCGCCAGCGCATGGAGAATATCGGCCAGCCAGTCCCGCGCTCGCAGACCATCGACGACATGGACCAACTCGAAGACGCCGTCAACGCCGTTGGCGGGCTTCCCGTCATCATGCGGACGACCTACACCCTCGGCGGGAGTGGGTCGGGCGTCGTCGGTGAGATGGACGAACTCAGAGAGCGCACGCGCAAGGGGCTTCGCCTCTCGCGCAACAGCGAGGTGCTCATCACCGAATCCATCGCCGGATGGATCGAACTCGAATACGAGGTGATGCGCGACGCAGACGACTCGTGTATCATCATCTGCAACATGGAGAACATCGACCCGATGGGCATCCACACCGGCGAGTCGATCGTCGTCACCCCGAGTCAGGTCATCCCCGACGAGGGCCACCAGGAGATGCGCACCGCTGCGCTCGACGTCATCCGCGAACTCGGGATTCAAGGCGGCTGTAACATCCAGTTCGCGTGGCACGACGACGGTACACCCGGCGGCGAGTACCGCGTCGTCGAAGTGAACCCGCGCGTGTCTCGCTCCTCTGCGCTCGCCTCGAAGGCGACGGGCTATCCGATTGCCCGCGTGACCGCGAAGGTCGCCCTCGGCAAGCGCCTCCACGAAATCGAAAACGAGATTACCGGCGAGACGACGGCGGCGTTCGAGCCAGCCATCGACTACGTCGTGAGCAAGATTCCACGGTGGCCAAAGGACAAGTTCCCCGAGGTGGATTTCACCCTCAGCACGGCGATGAAATCGACCGGCGAGGCGATGGCCATTGGGCGCACCTTCGAGGAGAGTTTCCTCAAAGCGCTGCGTTCGACGGAGTACGAGCCAAGCGCCGACTGGGACGACGTAGACGACGAGACGCTCGAAACCGACTACCTCAAGGCGCCGACGCCAGACCGCCCGTTCGCGCTGTTCGAGGCGTTCAATCGCGGCTACACCGTCGACCAAATCTGCGAGCTCACAGGGATTCGTGAGTGGTACGCAGAGCGCTTCGAGCGCATCGCAGACGCGACGGTCGCCGCCCAGAACGGCAACTTCGCAGAGGCCGCACAAACGGGCTACACGAACGCCCAAGTCGCGGCCATCGCCGGCGTCGGCGTCGGTGAAGTCGAGTCGGTCGCCCCAGAGCGCACCTACAAGCAGGTGGACACCTGTGCCGGTGAGTTCGCCGCGAGTACCCCGTACTACTATTCGGCGCGCGACCCCGTAAGCGAGATGCGCCACAACGAGGTGAAAGTGAACGAAGATGTCGAAAGCGTCGTCGTGGTCGGCGGCGGCCCCATCCGCATCGGACAGGGCGTCGAGTTCGACTACTGTGCGGTCCACGCCGTCCGCGCGCTGCGCGAGATGGGCATCGAAGCCCACGTCGTGAACAACAACCCGGAGACGGTGAGCACGGACTACGACACCTCCGACGGGCTCTTCTTCGAGCCAATCACCGCAGAGGAGATCGCGGACATCGTCGAACGCACCAACGCAGACGGCGTGATGGTGCAGTTCGGCGGCCAGACCTCCGTGAACGTCGGCCACCCACTCGAAGCAGAACTCGAACGCCGCGGCCTCGACTGTCAGGTCCTCGGCACCTCCATCGACGCGATGGACTTAGCCGAGAACCGCGACCGCTTCAACGCGCTGATGAACGACCTCGGTATCGCCCAGCCAGAAGGCGGCACGGCGCGCTCTGAGGAGGAAGCCCTCGCCCTCGCAAGCGACCTCGGCTACCCCGTCCTCGTCCGCCCGAGCTACGTGCTCGGTGGCCGTGCGATGGAAATCGTCTCCGACGACGAGGAGCTGAAAACCTACATCGAAGAGGCGGTTCGCGTGAGTCCAGACCAGCCGATTCTCGTAGACCAGTTCTTAGACGGCGCGGTCGAACTCGACGTGGACGCCGTCTCTGACGGCGAGGACGTGCTCATCGGTGGCATCATGGAGCACATCGAGACGGCAGGGGTCCACTCGGGCGACTCGGCGTGTATGATTCCGCCGCGCTCGCTTGACGACGAGTTGCTCGCCCGCGTCCGTGAGGTGACGGTCGACATCGCCCGCGCGCTCGAAACCGTGGGCCTGCTCAACGTCCAATTGGCGGTCAAGGATGGCGAAGTGTACGTCCTCGAAGCCAACCCGCGCTCTTCGCGCACCGTCCCGTTCGTCTCGAAGGCGACGGGCGTCCCGATTGCGAAGCTCGCCGCGAAGGTGATGGGCGGGGCGACGCTCGCAGAATTAGACGTGAAAGAACAGGTTCCGGAGCACGTGAGCGTCAAGGAAGTCGTCCTGCCGTTCGACCGCCTCGAAGGCAGCGACCCACGCCTCGGCCCCGAGATGAAATCGACGGGCGAAGTGATGGGCTCTGCGCGCTCGTTTGCCAAAGCCTACGAGAAGGCACAGGCCGCCGCTGGCCAGCCGCTTCCGGAAGGTGGGAACGTGGTCGTCGACCTCGACGTAGACGGCTTCGACGCGTTCTACGACGTGGTTGAGTTCGATGACGTGGCCGCCGCGATACGCAACGGCGAGGTCGACCTCATCGTCTCCCGCGACGTGAAAGCGCTCCAGATGGCCGTCGAAGAGGACATTCCGTACTTCTCGACCGCAGAGAGCGCGAACGCAGCGCTCGAAGCGCTCGCGGCCCGCGACGACCCACTCGACGTGGAAACTGTCGAAAAGCGGCCAAAGCAGGTGCGCAACTGGGGCACGCCTCAGTAA
- a CDS encoding prenyltransferase — translation MDRAPSTIAWAVLVMSRPIHLLIVAVVYVLGAGIAFAHGAVFDRLSLAAGLAALVPVAVSIHYANEYADHETDALTTRTRFSGGSGALPETELSPTVALYAACASLAVGAVAAGYFYVRGWLPLHSVAILALGALLGWSYSLPPLAFAWRGLGELEHALLGGILLPQYGVAVASGTYSRAAALATAPLCLLVFVNLLALMWPDREADAEVGKHTLATRLSATWLRRLYLVFVLATFGSLAALTGSVLPRPVALASYAIVPLLAWGASTYTKTENPLPTVLAMGVLAVAQSAAWFHVAGFYLIY, via the coding sequence ATGGACCGCGCTCCGTCCACCATCGCGTGGGCTGTCCTCGTGATGAGCCGTCCCATCCACCTCCTGATCGTGGCGGTGGTGTACGTCCTCGGTGCAGGGATTGCGTTCGCTCACGGCGCAGTCTTCGATCGGCTCTCGCTCGCGGCTGGTCTCGCTGCGCTCGTTCCCGTCGCCGTGAGTATTCACTACGCGAACGAGTACGCAGACCACGAGACGGACGCGCTGACGACGCGTACCCGATTTTCTGGCGGCAGTGGCGCACTCCCCGAGACGGAGCTGTCTCCGACCGTCGCGCTGTACGCCGCCTGCGCCTCGCTGGCCGTCGGTGCGGTCGCGGCTGGCTATTTCTACGTTCGCGGCTGGCTCCCGCTGCACTCCGTCGCTATCCTCGCGCTCGGCGCGCTGCTCGGCTGGTCGTACTCGCTCCCACCACTCGCGTTCGCGTGGCGCGGCCTCGGTGAACTCGAACACGCGCTCCTCGGCGGCATTCTCTTGCCCCAGTACGGCGTCGCGGTGGCCTCTGGAACCTACAGCCGTGCGGCCGCGCTCGCTACCGCACCGCTCTGCCTGCTCGTGTTCGTCAACCTGCTCGCGCTAATGTGGCCAGACCGCGAGGCGGACGCCGAAGTCGGCAAACACACCCTCGCCACGCGGCTCTCTGCGACGTGGCTCCGTCGCCTGTATCTCGTCTTCGTCCTCGCCACGTTCGGTTCGCTCGCGGCGCTCACGGGGTCTGTGCTTCCGCGTCCGGTGGCGCTTGCGAGCTACGCCATCGTGCCGCTGCTCGCGTGGGGTGCGAGCACGTACACCAAAACAGAAAATCCGTTACCCACCGTGCTAGCGATGGGCGTCCTCGCGGTCGCCCAGAGCGCCGCGTGGTTCCACGTCGCCGGGTTCTACCTGATTTACTGA